From the Thunnus albacares chromosome 24, fThuAlb1.1, whole genome shotgun sequence genome, one window contains:
- the LOC122976276 gene encoding protein NLRC5-like — protein MFCYGFCFIISLFIVGPDRVLLVNTLYAFRPSPGFVLTAIREIYKAQTHHMIPSLLRSLDHVLNLTCRELDSVDCAALLFILQHSDRVKVNLQWTSIPTEEIESILFTLDKVSQLSVDRKLLLRFIHCCAASDAQQGAPSGLLKTLQHRLDLSCSSCVELTEKDQTEPLSLTFVDCRAVSTILRHSSHDTQLDLRDCEVEDSSLDLLFPVLDRVRLGASKAVLLQLVSLVPGSSERDTVRRGESLCRALGGELDLSHTTLNQSACEGLAQMLDFSDRLTELDLSHCQLTDQLLLTLIKHLHKVQVLNLSHNKITDAATHRLLQLVSINPSIEAVRLFNNNIVDRTPFKKDKRFEIW, from the exons ATGTTCTGTTATGGCTTCTGTTTCATCATCAGTTTGTTCATTGTAGGACCAGACAGAGTGTTATTGGTAAATACACTGTATGCTTTCAGGCCCAGTCCCGGCTTTGTGTTGACTGCCATCAGAGAGATCTATAAAGCTCAAACCCATCACATGATACCCAGTTTACTGAGGTCATTGGATCATGTGCTCAACCTGACCTGCAGAGAGCTGGACTCGGTGGactgtgctgctctgctcttcaTCCTTCAACACAGTGACAGAGTTAAAGTAAACCTGCAGTGGACCTCCATACCAACAGAGGAAATAGAGTCCATCCTCTTTACACTGGACAAAGTCTCTCAACTCAG TGTTGACAGGAAGCTGTTGCTGAGGTTCATCCACTGCTGTGCTGCCTCTGATGCCCAGCAGGGGGCACCATCAGGCCTGCTCAAGACTCTACAGCACAGGCTGGATCTGTCCTGCTCCTCCTGTGTGGAGCTGACAGAGAAGGATCAGACTGAGCCTCTGAGTCTGACCTTTGTTGACTGCAGGGCCGTCTCCACCATCCTGAGACACAGCAGCCACGACACACAGCTGGACCTGAGAGACTGTGAGGTGGAAGACAGCAGTCTGGACCTGCTGTTTCCTGTCCTAGACAGAGTCCGTCTCGG AGCCAGTAAAGCTGTCCTCCTCCAGCTGGTGTCACTGGTTCCTGGGAGCAGTGAGAGGGACACAGTGAGACGGGGAGAGTCCCTGTGTAGAGCCCTGGGTGGAGAGCTGGACCTCAGTCACACCACACTGAATCAGAGTGCCTGTGAAGGTTTGGCCCAGATGCTGGACTTCTCTGACAGGCTGACAGAGCTGGACCTCAGTCACTGTCAGCTCACTGACCAGCTGCTGCTCACACTCATCAAACATCTGCATAAAGTCCAAGTCCTGAA TCTGAGTCACAATAAGATCACAGATGCTGCGACACACAGGTTACTCCAGCTGGTCTCCATCAACCCTTCCATTGAAGCTGTACG ACTCTTCAACAACAACATTGTGGACAGAACTCCCTTTAAGAAAGACAAGCGGTTTGAAATATGGTGA